ACTTGTCCACGTCTCGGAGATACGATTCAAGCGTGCTGCTCGACATCCCTTTATCATCTTCCAAGTATAAGGCATAGGCGTGTATCGTCTGTTTCATGTACAACGCTCCTCAACTGACAGATCTGCCGCTCTGGCAGACTGCTCCCGTATTTGCATCCCTGGCTGTTCGAAGCTACTCCCCGTACCAATAGAACAAACGGAGACGCTCTGCCATCGTAGGACGTCCTTCTCCATTACCCGGCCAATCCGTTTCCTGAAATACTTTGATTGCATTGCCAGTCGGCATCTGATACTGGTCCACAGGTGAGATCCAGCCATTGAACAGATCCAGAACATGATAGAACAGATAGACTAGTGCAGCAAAAAATATAATAAATCGAATAAAACGGAGCCCTCTCCGCACTGATATAATCATGGGTATATCCCCCTTCTGATTCAAATCCGGTAATGTCCTTGAATCAGGGTATGTCCATAAACACAAGTTTATGCCATTCGGGGTAAACTCCAGATCATGTCCGGTGCCAAAAAAGCTCTCCCGTCAAAACCGCCGGTGAGAGCTTGAAGATATGCTATGTTATTCTTCATCTTTGGGTTTCTGTTCATTTTTAGCTTTGCAACGATAACAAATTCCATGAAAGTCCAGTCGGTGATCTACTACCGAAAAGTTGAATTCCCGCTCCAAACGTTCTTCAAGCGGTCCAAGCCAGTCTTCACGTATTTCATCCATACTTCCGCATTGAACACAGATTAAGTGATGATGGTGATGCTTGGATGTATCTCCGCGCAGATCATAACGCGCTACACCGTCGCCGAAGTTGATTTTCTCTACAACATGCAGCTCACTCAGCAGTTCGAGGGTACGGTACACGGTTGCCAGACCGATTTCGGGAGCCTTTTCTTTAACGAGCATGAATACGTCTTCTGCGCTCAGATGATCTTCTTCATTCTCAAGAAGTACTCTTAAGGTGGCTTCCCGCTGGGGCGTTAATTTATATCCTTGGGACTGTAGTTGCTGCTTAATTTTATCAATCCGTGCTTCCATTTTCTCCCTCCCCCTAGGAAATCACTGCACACTGCAACTTAACCCACTCTTTTCATTATAGGGGGAGTGCGTAATTAAAGTCAACATTTTACACTATGCGGTGCACGTTAGGCCGGTAGTAGCATTGGCGTGACCCAGCGCATCATCGCAGGTGTAACCCATGTTTCAAAAGACGCCACGCCGAGCAGCATTGCAGCCATAACCAAAGTTAACACTATATATGAAGCAAAAGGCCTTTGTCGACCAGGTGTTCGCTGCATCAAAACACGATTGCGAATGATGTATAACGAGAACGTCATTGCTGCCACACTGCAGATCAGAAGGATTGGAATGACAAATAGATTATGTGGTGCCACGGAAACCAGTGCAAACAGCAGCCCTTTCCAGGAGTACTGCCCAACCAGGTAACCCACAGTGAATCCAATGAGCACACCTTTCAGAAAATCCAGAACCAGTATACCGGGTAGTCCAACGACGGATAAACCCAGAATAAAGATCAGACCTACCCACTTTAGATGAAGCATGGCGATGTCCCAATAGGCCCCGGTCTCTGTTAGCTGTGCACTGTGCTGCACGGTCATGAAGAAATTGCCGAGATAACCCTCCAGATCCTGGCGTTGATCAAGAGACAATGCATTCACCATAAGCGCGCCAAAAATGACGCCGACCAGAAACAAGACAGCCACGAATACATATAACGAAGTCTGACCTTTAAATGTAAAGTAGGATGAGCGCATACAGGTACGAGTCCCCTTTCCGGTATCATGCTGCAAGGATTCTCAGTTACATCCTCATAGTCATTCTTATGAACCGGAATGCACCTGTATGACTTCTTGTCCAGATTGACTCTGCGTGAAGTGAAGCTATATCTGTTGAAATAAAGAATATTTACACGGGTCACTGCGATGACAGAACAACCCTTTGATCACTGATCTAATCTGACGATTTTACCTGAACAGCAACCTTCCCGTACGTTCCTCCACCTCCGGTGGACAGCTCCAGTTGTCCATTCCGTGCGGCCACAATAAGTCCTGCCAACACAGGTCCAACAACCACAGCAAGTTCTTCCTCACGCGTACGATGAAGTACATTCATTTCTGTACCAAAATGGTCCAGTAACTGACGCAGTTTGGCTTTGCCAAGTCCCGGAATGAACTCCAGTGGTACCTGATAATGATAGGCGGGTCTGTTAGCAGGAACATGAGGATTCTCCCGATCAGAGATGGCCAGAATGCGGTCCAACACCCCCTGAACCAGCTTCAGACTGCCACAGTGAGGACAGCGCTCTGCCGACATCGCCTGCTCATCCATAATACTGCCACAGGCTGCACAGTAAGTACGATGGTACTTACCCAGTCTTGGATTCAGACCATAATTGGCAGCAATGCTCCTGCCAGCTTCTCCTTGAAGAGCCATGCGGAATTCATCAAAAGAAGGGGTAGCAACTTGCAGTTCGTTATACTCCCGTCCAATCTTACCGAGTGAATGGGCATCCGAATTGGTCAGAAACGGTACATGATCCAACTCCCGAATATAACTGGCCATGGATGAATCCGAGCTTAACCCCAGCTCTACCGCATCCACGAGACTAGTATCCAGCACATCGCTCATACGGGGCGCAGTACTACCATAGATGCCTTTGTGCGGTGTAAACACATGTGCGGGCACAACTAGTCCACCACGCGCCTTAATCTCAGACTGCATCTCTAGAGCGGGCACGTAGACACGCTGAGAACTAAGGTTCACATTTTTCATATAACGTTTCATCCAGTCCGTGAAGGACTTCATCGTTTTCAGATCACGGAAGTACGCCAGCATATGGAACTCACGCATTCCAGGCTCGCGCAGCTCAATTTCGGTACCCAGCAGAATGGTGGTGTCCTGGTAGGCAATACCGCCGCCCTCAATCTCGGACATCGTACCACTCTCCAGCAATTGTTCAATATCCATCTGTACAACCGGAGAATGACAATCAATAACACCAAGCAAATGAATTCCTTTGCGATCCGATGCTTCCCGGGCAATATTCTCAAATGTCAAATCGCGACTGCCGCTGATTTTTACGGCCTCACCGCGAGAGGTTCGTCCAATGTGAATATGCAGGTCTGTATAACAGGGCTCCCACATCGTGGACGTTTCCAGTTGGTCATTCATCCCTAGAACCGTCCTGTCGTTCTGTAGAGGTCCCACGCGTACACAGCCATCATCGTTTTAGCATCGCTAATCCGGTTGTCGTCCATGAGTTCGTAAGCTTCCTCCAGTGTGATCTCGGATACTTCAAGAAATTCATCTTCGTCCAGTTCCATATCTCCGGCTTCCAACTCTTCAGCGATGTATAGATGAATGATCTCATCTGCGAATCCTGGTGACGTGTAGAACGAACGCAGATGACGCAACGACTTGGCCACATATCCCGTCTCTTCTCGCAATTCACGTGCGGCCGCCACTTCCGGCTCTTCTCCCGGGTCCAGTTTTCCCGCAGGAATCTCCACTTCGGTGCGTCCCATTGCCTGACGATACTGATCCACTACAAGCATGCGATCCCCATTCAGAGCGAGTACAGCTACTGCTCCAGGGTGCCGGATTATTTCTCGTGTAGCCGTCTCACCGTTCGGCAGTTTAACGGTATCGACCTGTAGTGAAATCACTTTCCCCTCGAAGATTGGCTTGGTGGATACGGTCACTTCATCCAACTTCGGATTGGCAGGTTGCGCTGCATGGATGGATTGGGCAGATTGGTTTGGTTTCATTCGTTCTTCAACTCCATATCGTTGGATTATATATAAATTGACTAAAAATATTTACACTAACCACTCCGATGACAGAACAACCCTTCGATCGCTGTTATCCCCAGATTTTTTGATTTCTTTCTCTAATAGATAAAATTTGGTGATAGCTTATGCTTACGATGCAGCTTTTAAAAGAAAGCTTTTTGGCGAACGCTCCGCTTCTCTTGGTTATTTCTGCCCTCTCCGTTCTTGTGTAAAGGATTAGCTCAATTTATATATTCGGTTAATGTATAAATTTCTGATTTTGGGCATATGGTGAGCGTATAGAAGTCACACAGCAAATATAAACAAATCAGGGGGGATTTTGATGAACAGTTATTTGACGCCTAAATCCGTACACGTGGTAGGACAAGCCCGGCAAGTACAGCTCATACTCAAGCAATGGTTGCACGAGTGGGGACCGGATGCCAAATTAAGTGATCTGCTCGCTGGACGTAAATCAATGGGTCATTGATCTATTAAGCCATGGATAGATTTTCATCCAATATTACCGAGTCTTCTCCCTTGAAATATAACATGAATTCGCAAAAAGTCCGAATCCGCACAGACCGGGTTCGGACTTTTGTCTAAGAATTACATGTTATTTCTTGTCTGTTGCCGTTTCCTGAATAATAGCGATAACCACCTCGGACAACTTTACAATGTCTTCGGCACGAATGCGTTCTTTGGTTGTATGAATATCCTCATACCCTACCGCCAGGTTCGCGGTTGGAATGCCAAATCCGTTAAAGATGTTGGCATCACTGCCCCCACCAGAAGCGAACGTATGAGTCTCCAGCCCAATACTGCGGATGGCACGCTGTGCAAGCTGTACAACCTCATGTTCATCATGGAAACCAAATGCGGGATACAGGATCTCACTTCTGAATTCAGCCGTTGCACCGTATTTACGACATGTCGTTTCCAGCGCGTCACGCATCTGTGCAATCTGCAATTCGACTTTCTCCTGCACAATACTGCGTGCTTCCGCTTCAAGCTGTACAAAGTCACATACCACGTTGAGTGGTGACCCACCCTGGAATTTTCCAATGTTTGCTGTTGTCTCATCATCAATTCTGCCCAGTGTCATCGCTGCAATTGCTTTGGCCGCAACCTGAATGGCGCTGATTCCGTCTTCCGGGTTCACTCCCGCGTGTGCAGACTTACCATAGATGCTCATTTGAATTTCAGCTCTGGCTGGTGCAGCTACACAAATCGTACCTACAGCTCCGTTGGAGTCCAGCGCATAGCCGAACTCGGCATCGATATCCTTTGAATTCATGGCACGTGCGCCTACTAGGCCAGACTCTTCGCCCACCGTAATGACAAATTGAATTTTACCATGTGGAATCTTGTTTTCCTGAATCACACGAATCGCTTCGAACATTGCCGCAATCCCTGCCTTGTCATCTGCTCCCAGGATCGTTGTTCCATCACTGCGAATCCAGCCATCTTCACCGAGTTCAGGCTTAATTCCCTGTCCCGGCGTTACGGTGTCCATATGACATGTGAAAAAGATCGGTGCAACGCCATCTGTTCCTTCGGCTTCCCAGGTAATAACGAGATTTCCGGCGCCATGTTCGGTTTGCTCCATGGTGTCGTCCTCATAGACATGTAGACCGAGGTCTGCAAACTGTTCTTTTAACACCTTCGAGATGTTCTGTTCATTTTTTGTTTCACTATTAATCTGCACCAGTTCCATGAACTGATCAATAACACGTTGTTGTTTAATCACAGGACTTTCCTCCCTCTCGTAGATACGGTACAATACAATTACTATGGCTTGTTTATTTTATGAGGTTGTTCAAAAAGTCTGCTTTTGATTACGAAGGATGCCTGGCGGCATCATCAGCATCGAATATGGAATTCAGCCGAAATGTCCGTTGCTCACGTAGTTTTCCCTACGCTCCGCTACTCCATTTCTAGCTTCATCCCATCTTCTTGGTACTGAAAACCAGTCTTTTTGAACATACACTTTATGTTGAAAGGAGTTCTCTCATCATGCAAAAAAAGAAATGGTTCAAAATCATCATCTATCTCATGCTGATCGCCATGATCGGGTCCACCCTTTTCATAGCTCTCGAACCGTTGCTGTTCGGATAGCCACATGAAGCCTTTCGACGAACTGTTTACAGCCGTTGAAGGGCTTCTTTTTCGCTAATCCAATTGATTTGATATGGAAAAATGCGATTAAAGTACGGAACAATATCGCGTGCTACCTGCTCCACTGTATAAGACTTGCCTGTTATATCCTCCAGTGAGGTAACGCCATACTGCTCAATTCCACAAGGAACAATCCCCTGAAACCCAGCATGTTGAATGCCTGAACTGATGTTAAAAGCAAACCCGTGACTGGTCACGAAACCGCGGCGGTGTTTGCAGCGATTAAACTTGATGCCGATCGCAGCAATCTTCATATCGCCAATCCACACACCCGTATAACCCTCTTTGCGTCCGGCTTCGATGCCCTGGTCTGCGAGATAATCCATAAGTACCTGTTCAAGTTTCCGTAAATATCCGTGTAAATCCAAGTCTTCATCCCGACCAAGAATCAATAACGGGTAACCTACCAACTGACCTGGGCCATGATAAGTAATATCACCGCCGCGGTCAATTTGAAACAAAGAAATCCCTTGCTCACGCAACTCTTCCGGACTGAGAAGCAGATGCTCCGGATGATTTTGTGAACCAATCGTATACGTTGGCGGGTGCTGTAACAGCAGCATCTGCTCGGCTCCCTCGCCCTCGTCCAATCGCTGCACAATCGCTTTCTGGCGGTTCCAAGCCTCTTCATAATCAAGCATCGGTAGGTATGCAACATCCAGCGGCTTGCTCATGATTCCCCACACCCTTCTGCTTCAGGTTCAATGTACAATTGAGCACTTGTCCATAGACAGCAGGAAAAGTGCACGGCCTCCGGCACATACACTTTCCCGTCAACTATTTACTTAGTACACCTTGCTCTCCAAGGTATATCCTTCAAGGTTTTCTTTGACACGTTGCAAGAAACGTCCGCTGATTACGCCATCCAGGATTCGGTGATCCAGCGACAGACACAGGTTAGCCATCGAACGAACAGCGATCATATCATTAATAACCACGGGTTTCTTGACGATCGACTCGAATGTAAGAATCGCTGCCTGCGGATAGTTAATGATTGGCTGGGACAGGATCGAACCGAATGAGCCCGTGTTGTTCACCGTGAACGTACCACCTTGCATATGGTCCAGCTTCAGCGTACCTTCACGTGTTTTGCGAGCCAGTT
The window above is part of the Paenibacillus sp. 1781tsa1 genome. Proteins encoded here:
- a CDS encoding DUF4227 family protein, which translates into the protein MIISVRRGLRFIRFIIFFAALVYLFYHVLDLFNGWISPVDQYQMPTGNAIKVFQETDWPGNGEGRPTMAERLRLFYWYGE
- a CDS encoding Fur family transcriptional regulator, yielding MEARIDKIKQQLQSQGYKLTPQREATLRVLLENEEDHLSAEDVFMLVKEKAPEIGLATVYRTLELLSELHVVEKINFGDGVARYDLRGDTSKHHHHHLICVQCGSMDEIREDWLGPLEERLEREFNFSVVDHRLDFHGICYRCKAKNEQKPKDEE
- the spoIIM gene encoding stage II sporulation protein M encodes the protein MRSSYFTFKGQTSLYVFVAVLFLVGVIFGALMVNALSLDQRQDLEGYLGNFFMTVQHSAQLTETGAYWDIAMLHLKWVGLIFILGLSVVGLPGILVLDFLKGVLIGFTVGYLVGQYSWKGLLFALVSVAPHNLFVIPILLICSVAAMTFSLYIIRNRVLMQRTPGRQRPFASYIVLTLVMAAMLLGVASFETWVTPAMMRWVTPMLLPA
- a CDS encoding endonuclease Q family protein; protein product: MNDQLETSTMWEPCYTDLHIHIGRTSRGEAVKISGSRDLTFENIAREASDRKGIHLLGVIDCHSPVVQMDIEQLLESGTMSEIEGGGIAYQDTTILLGTEIELREPGMREFHMLAYFRDLKTMKSFTDWMKRYMKNVNLSSQRVYVPALEMQSEIKARGGLVVPAHVFTPHKGIYGSTAPRMSDVLDTSLVDAVELGLSSDSSMASYIRELDHVPFLTNSDAHSLGKIGREYNELQVATPSFDEFRMALQGEAGRSIAANYGLNPRLGKYHRTYCAACGSIMDEQAMSAERCPHCGSLKLVQGVLDRILAISDRENPHVPANRPAYHYQVPLEFIPGLGKAKLRQLLDHFGTEMNVLHRTREEELAVVVGPVLAGLIVAARNGQLELSTGGGGTYGKVAVQVKSSD
- a CDS encoding NUDIX domain-containing protein, with the protein product MKPNQSAQSIHAAQPANPKLDEVTVSTKPIFEGKVISLQVDTVKLPNGETATREIIRHPGAVAVLALNGDRMLVVDQYRQAMGRTEVEIPAGKLDPGEEPEVAAARELREETGYVAKSLRHLRSFYTSPGFADEIIHLYIAEELEAGDMELDEDEFLEVSEITLEEAYELMDDNRISDAKTMMAVYAWDLYRTTGRF
- the mciZ gene encoding Z-ring formation inhibitor MciZ, which codes for MNSYLTPKSVHVVGQARQVQLILKQWLHEWGPDAKLSDLLAGRKSMGH
- a CDS encoding M20/M25/M40 family metallo-hydrolase, with amino-acid sequence MIKQQRVIDQFMELVQINSETKNEQNISKVLKEQFADLGLHVYEDDTMEQTEHGAGNLVITWEAEGTDGVAPIFFTCHMDTVTPGQGIKPELGEDGWIRSDGTTILGADDKAGIAAMFEAIRVIQENKIPHGKIQFVITVGEESGLVGARAMNSKDIDAEFGYALDSNGAVGTICVAAPARAEIQMSIYGKSAHAGVNPEDGISAIQVAAKAIAAMTLGRIDDETTANIGKFQGGSPLNVVCDFVQLEAEARSIVQEKVELQIAQMRDALETTCRKYGATAEFRSEILYPAFGFHDEHEVVQLAQRAIRSIGLETHTFASGGGSDANIFNGFGIPTANLAVGYEDIHTTKERIRAEDIVKLSEVVIAIIQETATDKK
- the prli42 gene encoding stressosome-associated protein Prli42, with protein sequence MQKKKWFKIIIYLMLIAMIGSTLFIALEPLLFG
- the lipB gene encoding lipoyl(octanoyl) transferase LipB; protein product: MSKPLDVAYLPMLDYEEAWNRQKAIVQRLDEGEGAEQMLLLQHPPTYTIGSQNHPEHLLLSPEELREQGISLFQIDRGGDITYHGPGQLVGYPLLILGRDEDLDLHGYLRKLEQVLMDYLADQGIEAGRKEGYTGVWIGDMKIAAIGIKFNRCKHRRGFVTSHGFAFNISSGIQHAGFQGIVPCGIEQYGVTSLEDITGKSYTVEQVARDIVPYFNRIFPYQINWISEKEALQRL